Proteins encoded in a region of the Tripterygium wilfordii isolate XIE 37 chromosome 21, ASM1340144v1, whole genome shotgun sequence genome:
- the LOC119987793 gene encoding aspartyl protease family protein At5g10770-like produces the protein MAVHRTLFCCVLIFLCLNERCVCEARGPVGFQGHRYRPFSPSNSHQHIPQDEESRVRSLSFAGDEDGEGLNVPVKELGPGSFCVTVGFGTPRQDLNLFLDTGSDISWIKQCQSCSQSNCHNSQTSIFDTSASSTFSNPCSNSSAKNCHYSIKYNDGSSSDGLWVRDNLTFTSSFAYANFVFGCSVNSSGDFDGADGLLGIGPGRNSLLGQAGNYYGLFCYCLPSSKSSTGYIMFGVLAINTCNLDIENFIPLLENPNGGPPHYSVNLVGITIGQKRLDIEAYMGSSLNIRVDTGTTITRLPGSFHEALKSEFKELMSGYSQTSPLPPLLDTCYDLTGHNNVTVPKMVLHFEGSNDVELDSSAVLWRENESQACLAFAGNENDGDLNIIGGHQQRSLNVYYDVRGKKLAFRKGGC, from the coding sequence CCCTTCTCACCTTCCAATTCTCATCAACATATCCCGCAAGATGAAGAATCCCGGGTTCGCTCGTTGAGTTTTGCTGGCGATGAGGATGGGGAAGGGCTTAACGTGCCTGTGAAAGAACTAGGTCCCGGAAGCTTTTGTGTTACGGTTGGTTTTGGCACTCCCAGACAGGACTTGAACCTGTTTCTGGACACAGGCAGTGATATCAGTTGGATAAAGCAATGCCAATCATGTTCTCAAAGTAACTGCCACAATTCCCAAACATCCATTTTTGACACTTCTGCatcctcaactttctccaatCCTTGCAGTAATTCTTCTGCAAAAAATTGTCATTACTCCATAAAATACAACGACGGCTCCTCCTCGGACGGCTTGTGGGTTCGTGATAACTTGACCTTTACATCCTCCTTTGCGTACGCTAACTTTGTATTTGGTTGCAGTGTGAATAGTAGTGGTGATTTTGATGGAGCAGATGGGTTGCTAGGCATTGGACCTGGAAGAAATTCTCTTCTCGGACAAGCTGGAAATTACTATGGACTCTTCTGTTACTGTCTCCCATCCTCAAAGAGCTCCACAGGTTATATCATGTTTGGAGTATTGGCAATTAATACCTGCAATCTTGACATTGAAAATTTCATACCACTTCTGGAGAACCCTAATGGAGGACCACCCCACTATTCAGTAAACCTTGTTGGTATCACTATTGGCCAAAAAAGGTTGGACATTGAAGCCTACATGGGTTCTTCACTAAATATTAGAGTTGATACTGGCACAACGATCACTCGTCTACCTGGATCATTCCATGAAGCCCTTAAATCAGAGTTCAAGGAACTTATGTCAGGATACTCTCAGACTTCACCATTGCCACCTTTGTTGGACACATGCTATGACCTTACAGGACATAACAATGTGACTGTACCAAAAATGGTACTGCATTTCGAAGGCTCCAACGATGTGGAACTGGATTCATCAGCTGTTCTCTGGCGAGAAAACGAGTCTCAAGCTTGCTTGGCTTTTGCAGGAAACGAGAATGATGGAGACTTGAACATTATTGGTGGCCATCAACAACGATCATTGAATGTTTACTATGATGTTCGTGGCAAGAAATTAGCGTTTAGGAAAGGTGGTTGCTGA